One genomic window of Cydia fagiglandana chromosome 20, ilCydFagi1.1, whole genome shotgun sequence includes the following:
- the LOC134674292 gene encoding potassium channel subfamily K member 18-like, with translation MDKNSKKKNHANGKYKKNNKTDNYRLDDEIDTTCCFCIKTKKSQKKSLIAGCVTNLGIFALLLGYTLLGAFVFLAIEGNASKVHQKTLATTSYQANEVAKTVPISKLNGTIAQASAELRSQTVESIWEITVSLNILYKENWTRLAAQEIARFQEKLVARVAADVSAQYGGARALESAPALIVDDYEWNFAKAFLYSLTVLTTIGYGSVAPRTALGKAVTIGYAVIGIPLTLLYLSVVGALLSRVARSIFSRALCCCLCTKCGYCCLDERTIGGKDRKDKVRRQDDYRNPSLHLQEPYYVRSPSGTIISASQAHSVSTTSIKDKNQSLSFLRDCDSLSCTDTDSKVSLHGFSILAPLSLCLAAIFTYIFFGALVLYQLEGWSPIDGVYFCFMSLSTIGFGHLAPGATQKSGASTGTVWFCSIYIMTGLALTAMCFNVLHDEIVHRLRHHKKIIKSTQKVLTPEFLHRS, from the exons ATGGACAAGAACTCGAAGAAGAAGAATCATGCCAATGGTAAATATAAAAAGAATAACAAAACAGACAATTATAGACTCGATGATGAGATTGATACTACTTGCTGCTTCTGCATTAAAACCAAAAAGAGTCAAAAGAAAAGTCTCATCGCTGGATGCGTCACGAACTTAGGGATATTTGCTCTTCTTCTCGGATATACTCTTTTAGGAGCGTTTGTGTTCCTTGCCATAGAAGGGAATGCCTCGAAAGTCCATCAAAAGACCTTGGCTACCACGTCATACCAGGCGAACGAGGTCGCGAAGACTGTTCCTATCTCAAAACTGAACGGAACAATCGCGCAAGCTAGCGCGGAGTTGAGGTCACAGACTGTTGAAAGCATTTGGGAGATCACAGTATCTTTGAATATTCTTTATAAAGAGAACTGGACGAGGCTAGCTGCCCAGGAAATTGCGAGGTTTCAGGAGAAGTTGGTAGCAAGAGTGGCGGCAGATGTGTCCGCTCAGTACGGAGGTGCTAGAGCACTGGAGTCGGCGCCAGCTCTCATAGTGGATGACTATGAATGGAATTTTGCCAAAGCCTTCCTGTACTCGTTGACAGTTCTTACGACAATTG GTTATGGCAGTGTGGCTCCGAGAACGGCATTAGGGAAGGCTGTTACCATTGGATACGCTGTCATAGGGATACCCTTAACCCTACTCTATCTGTCTGTTGTCGGCGCCCTATTGTCAAGAGTTGCAAGAAGCATATTCAGCAGGGCACTCTGCTGCTGTTTATGTACAAAATGTGGATATTGCTGCCTCGACGAGAGAACTATAGGAGGTAAAGACAGAAAAGACAAAGTAAGAAGACAAGATGACTACAGAAACCCATCATTACACCTTCAAGAACCGTATTACGTTCGGTCACCATCAGGTACCATTATTTCGGCATCTCAAGCGCACAGCGTCAGTACAACTTCTATAAAAGATAAAAACCAAAGCTTAAGCTTCCTCCGCGACTGCGATTCCTTGAGCTGCACAGATACCGACTCAAAAGTCTCCTTGCACGGTTTCTCGATTCTCGCCCCTCTTTCTTTGTGCCTAGCTGCtatttttacttatattttcTTCGGTGCTTTAGTTCTTTATCAGTTGGAAGGCTGGAGCCCTATCGACGGCGTTTACTTTTGTTTTATGAGCCTAAGCACGATTGGTTTCGGTCATTTAGCGCCAGGGGCTACTCAGAAAAGTGGAGCTTCCACTGGAACCGTATGGTTTTGCTCGATTTATATAATGACCGGTTTAGCTCTCACTGCGATGTGCTTCAACGTTCTGCATGATGAAATCGTCCACCGCCTAAGACACCACAAGAAGATCATCAAGAGCACTCAGAAGGTGTTAACGCCAGAGTTCTTGCATCGGTCTTGA